A window of Costertonia aggregata contains these coding sequences:
- a CDS encoding organic hydroperoxide resistance protein → MKMIFEETATNTGGREGQVSTEDGVLDLPIQMPKANGTKKDGATNPEQLFAAAYATCFAGALQAVAKEHNVDDLGDFNVAASISFNKDDEGFFLGAVLDCYLPTVDKSTGEKLVNAAHEICPYSKATRDNITVELNLLLDE, encoded by the coding sequence ATGAAAATGATTTTTGAAGAAACAGCAACAAACACGGGTGGTAGAGAAGGCCAAGTGAGTACTGAGGACGGAGTTCTGGATTTACCCATACAAATGCCAAAAGCGAACGGTACAAAAAAAGATGGGGCTACCAACCCCGAACAGCTTTTTGCGGCGGCATATGCCACTTGTTTTGCGGGAGCGCTACAAGCCGTGGCAAAAGAACATAATGTGGACGACTTAGGAGATTTTAACGTAGCGGCTTCAATTTCTTTCAATAAGGATGATGAAGGGTTTTTTCTGGGTGCGGTTTTGGATTGCTACTTGCCTACGGTGGATAAATCAACCGGAGAAAAATTGGTAAATGCTGCACATGAGATATGCCCCTACAGCAAAGCGACAAGGGATAACATAACCGTAGAGCTCAATTTACTGTTGGACGAGTAA
- a CDS encoding aldose epimerase family protein, whose product MKQVTIKNERISLTVIDYGAIIQKLEVPDNQGRKINVVTSLNKPKEYLSDTYFLGACIGRYAGRISNGSFVLNGNQYSLHSENGVHLHGGKEGFGKKYWTFESIHQGANPFVKLSYLSKHGEEGYPGNLKATVTYQLIDSSLHIIHEAVTDKCTVVNLTNHSYFNLDSQKTIDHYDLQLHCSKMVETKPNLLPTGKLVDATNTDIDFTKQKKIHEIRLDTPFVINDTKRAAAMVCSEKSGIHMQVFTDQPAVVVYTPEYFPAICFETQNFPDAPNHNNFPSCVLRPKEKYTNATEFKFSTK is encoded by the coding sequence TTGAAACAAGTTACGATTAAAAACGAGCGGATAAGCCTAACGGTAATCGACTATGGTGCCATTATACAAAAGTTGGAAGTGCCAGACAATCAAGGGAGAAAAATAAATGTAGTCACTTCATTGAACAAGCCTAAAGAATATTTGAGCGACACCTATTTTTTGGGAGCCTGTATCGGTAGGTATGCAGGTCGTATCAGCAACGGAAGTTTTGTCCTAAACGGCAACCAATATTCGCTACATAGTGAAAACGGGGTTCACCTACATGGCGGGAAAGAAGGTTTTGGGAAAAAATACTGGACCTTTGAAAGCATACACCAAGGAGCAAACCCCTTTGTGAAACTATCCTATTTGAGTAAGCATGGGGAAGAAGGGTATCCCGGAAATTTGAAAGCGACGGTAACCTACCAATTAATTGATAGTTCGCTTCATATAATACATGAAGCGGTAACCGATAAATGCACGGTCGTTAACCTTACCAACCATTCCTATTTTAATTTAGACAGCCAAAAAACCATTGACCATTATGACCTACAATTACATTGCTCCAAAATGGTCGAAACTAAACCGAATCTTTTACCAACGGGAAAATTGGTAGATGCCACGAATACGGATATCGATTTCACAAAACAGAAAAAAATACATGAAATACGATTGGATACCCCTTTTGTCATAAACGATACCAAGAGAGCAGCTGCAATGGTTTGTTCCGAAAAATCGGGAATTCATATGCAGGTTTTTACCGATCAACCTGCGGTAGTGGTTTATACACCAGAATATTTTCCCGCCATTTGTTTTGAGACTCAGAATTTTCCCGATGCGCCCAACCATAACAATTTTCCTTCCTGCGTATTGCGACCAAAAGAAAAATACACAAATGCAACCGAATTCAAATTTAGCACCAAATAA
- a CDS encoding lysylphosphatidylglycerol synthase transmembrane domain-containing protein, with protein MVKISKQGITVLKFIVSALLLYLIFTKIDFKEVWWVLRKTHPVYLAVAAILFVVSKIWAAYRLNLYFHQLSILLTQKSNAKLYLLGMFYNLFLPGGIGGDAYKGYIIKKKFEVKTKKVVSVLVLDRLSGLLLLFIYACLLALFINAEIVSGFKIIIILTIMTSIIVFWLVNKKFFNNVLPVFWKSFAYSSWVQLFQLLSVFFILKALQVETGTMTYLFIFLLSSIVSVIPLTIGGIGSREVTFFYGATWLGLEQDISVGISIVFFLITAFVSLWGIVYHFKKPDLEIQETR; from the coding sequence GTGGTAAAAATCAGTAAACAAGGCATTACGGTTCTAAAGTTTATTGTCAGCGCTCTACTTCTTTATTTAATTTTTACTAAAATCGATTTTAAAGAGGTATGGTGGGTTTTGCGGAAGACGCACCCCGTATACTTGGCCGTAGCAGCTATTCTTTTTGTGGTTTCCAAAATATGGGCAGCATATCGATTGAACCTTTATTTTCATCAACTCTCTATTCTTCTGACCCAAAAGAGCAACGCCAAACTATACTTGTTGGGGATGTTCTATAATCTTTTTCTGCCGGGCGGTATAGGTGGGGATGCTTATAAGGGATATATTATCAAGAAAAAGTTTGAGGTAAAGACCAAAAAAGTGGTTTCGGTTTTGGTTTTGGACCGGTTAAGTGGTTTGCTCCTATTATTTATATATGCCTGTCTTTTAGCCCTGTTTATAAATGCTGAAATAGTGAGCGGTTTTAAAATTATCATTATCCTGACAATAATGACCAGTATAATTGTTTTTTGGCTTGTCAACAAAAAGTTTTTCAATAACGTTCTTCCGGTTTTTTGGAAGTCTTTTGCATATTCAAGTTGGGTACAATTGTTTCAATTGCTATCGGTTTTTTTTATTTTAAAGGCGTTGCAGGTAGAAACTGGTACCATGACATACTTATTTATTTTTCTACTATCCTCAATAGTGTCGGTAATACCCTTGACCATAGGAGGTATAGGCAGTAGAGAGGTCACTTTTTTCTATGGTGCCACATGGCTTGGATTGGAACAAGATATATCAGTTGGTATAAGTATAGTGTTTTTTCTGATTACCGCTTTCGTGTCGTTATGGGGAATCGTTTATCATTTTAAAAAACCTGATCTTGAAATTCAAGAAACCAGATAA
- a CDS encoding RNA polymerase sigma factor has translation MFQIDLVEQCKTNDRKAQVKLYRQYCNGMYCVAMRFLNDPNDAEDVLQEAFIKAFQKMHQFKGEVTFGSWLKRIVINKCIDFLKAKRENLVTLDEGYMHIEDETDWYVDDGISIEIVKEAITRLADTYRYVVQLFLVEGYDHKEISGILDITETACRTRLLRGKGQLKELLKKENYGTGS, from the coding sequence ATGTTTCAAATTGATTTAGTAGAACAATGCAAGACCAATGATCGTAAAGCTCAAGTAAAGCTTTACAGGCAGTATTGTAATGGTATGTATTGTGTTGCGATGCGATTTTTGAACGATCCTAACGATGCGGAAGACGTTCTGCAGGAAGCATTTATAAAGGCGTTTCAAAAAATGCATCAATTTAAGGGCGAGGTTACTTTTGGTTCATGGCTTAAACGTATCGTCATCAATAAATGTATCGACTTTTTAAAGGCCAAACGTGAAAATTTAGTGACTTTGGATGAGGGGTATATGCATATTGAGGATGAAACCGATTGGTATGTAGATGATGGTATCAGCATTGAAATCGTAAAAGAAGCCATAACCCGATTGGCCGATACGTATAGGTATGTTGTTCAATTGTTTTTGGTCGAAGGTTACGACCACAAGGAAATTTCCGGAATTCTAGATATTACGGAGACTGCCTGCAGAACCCGGTTATTACGGGGTAAAGGCCAATTAAAGGAGCTATTAAAAAAAGAGAACTATGGCACAGGATCTTAG
- the meaB gene encoding methylmalonyl Co-A mutase-associated GTPase MeaB, with product MGFLKNKEDIQQKIKSLRKSSPTVTELVQGILNGDTAALGRGITLVESTNSSHLENANTIIESCLPKSKNSIRIGITGVPGVGKSTFIEAFGKLLTDKGKKVAVLAVDPSSTISKGSILGDKTRMQELIRNPKAFIRPSPSGKSLGGVARKTRESIILCEAAGYDVILIETVGVGQSETAVHSMVDFFLLLKLAGAGDELQGIKRGVIEMADIIVINKADGENIKQAKIAKTEFERALHLYPPKENGWIPKVLTCSALNATGTDEIWEIIDTYIAENKKNDYFTIKRNQQNMYWLEQTLDDRLKNQFYQSKKVRSLLDTMTQNVLEHKVSPFRAAEELLKSYWNANQ from the coding sequence ATCGGTTTTTTGAAGAATAAAGAAGATATCCAACAAAAAATAAAATCCTTGCGCAAGAGTTCGCCCACCGTTACCGAACTGGTTCAAGGTATACTCAATGGCGACACCGCCGCTTTGGGCAGGGGCATAACTTTGGTAGAAAGTACGAACAGTTCACATTTAGAGAATGCCAATACAATTATCGAAAGCTGCCTCCCCAAGTCAAAAAATAGTATTCGAATAGGTATTACAGGAGTTCCGGGAGTAGGCAAAAGTACATTTATAGAAGCGTTTGGCAAGCTGCTGACGGATAAGGGAAAGAAAGTGGCCGTTTTGGCCGTAGACCCATCCAGTACTATCAGTAAAGGCAGTATCTTAGGCGATAAGACCCGTATGCAAGAGCTTATAAGAAACCCGAAGGCCTTTATACGCCCTTCGCCATCCGGAAAATCTCTAGGTGGTGTGGCCCGAAAGACCCGAGAGTCCATTATCCTTTGCGAAGCGGCAGGTTACGACGTTATACTTATTGAAACCGTGGGTGTGGGGCAAAGTGAGACAGCGGTGCATAGTATGGTAGATTTCTTTTTGTTGTTAAAGCTTGCCGGTGCGGGAGACGAGCTCCAAGGTATAAAAAGAGGTGTTATTGAAATGGCCGACATCATAGTAATCAACAAAGCGGATGGCGAGAACATAAAACAGGCCAAAATCGCAAAAACCGAATTTGAACGTGCCCTGCATTTATATCCACCAAAAGAAAACGGCTGGATTCCAAAAGTGCTTACATGCTCTGCCTTGAACGCAACCGGAACCGATGAGATTTGGGAAATCATAGATACCTACATTGCCGAAAACAAGAAAAACGATTACTTCACGATAAAACGAAACCAACAAAACATGTATTGGTTGGAGCAAACCTTGGACGACCGTTTGAAGAACCAGTTTTATCAAAGCAAAAAGGTGCGATCACTGTTGGATACCATGACACAAAACGTATTGGAACATAAGGTTTCGCCATTTAGGGCGGCAGAAGAATTACTGAAAAGTTACTGGAACGCAAATCAATAG
- a CDS encoding glycosyltransferase family 2 protein produces MSIVTSSLLSIVVPLYNEEDNVALLTQKIHESLNGYHYQIVYIDDFSKDDTRKVVKDLKDEKVHLIELKKNYGQSLALAAGIDYAQGEYIITMDGDLQNDPSDIPQMLQYAVDGEYDVITGIRQKRKDSLVKKIPSKIANFLVRRVTKLNIKDNGCALKVFTRDIAKDLNLYGEMHRFITLLAHLEGAQIKQVPVKHHARHAGVSKYGLERVFKVVADMMLLLFIRKYFQRPIHLFGIFGFLMILLGVLINVYLLVVKFGFGQDIGTRPLLIFGLMFILAGIQLFTIGIVMELLIRTYYESQKKRPYRIKKTTIGGKNQ; encoded by the coding sequence ATGAGCATTGTTACTTCATCTTTATTATCCATTGTTGTTCCCTTGTACAATGAAGAGGATAATGTGGCCCTTTTAACGCAGAAAATTCATGAAAGCCTCAACGGTTATCATTATCAGATTGTGTATATCGATGATTTTTCAAAAGACGATACCCGTAAAGTGGTCAAGGATTTAAAGGATGAAAAAGTACATCTGATCGAATTGAAAAAGAACTACGGGCAAAGTTTGGCATTGGCGGCCGGTATAGATTATGCCCAAGGGGAATATATCATTACCATGGACGGGGACTTGCAGAACGACCCCAGTGACATTCCCCAAATGTTACAATATGCCGTAGATGGGGAATATGATGTCATTACCGGAATACGCCAAAAACGAAAGGACTCGCTAGTTAAAAAAATCCCATCAAAAATCGCAAATTTTTTAGTGCGCAGGGTTACCAAATTGAACATTAAGGATAATGGTTGCGCCTTGAAAGTATTTACCCGTGACATTGCCAAAGATTTGAACCTTTATGGGGAAATGCACCGTTTTATAACGCTTTTGGCACATTTGGAAGGCGCCCAGATAAAACAGGTTCCCGTAAAACACCATGCAAGGCACGCCGGTGTTTCAAAATATGGGTTGGAGCGTGTTTTCAAGGTAGTGGCAGATATGATGCTACTGCTATTTATCCGTAAATATTTTCAACGTCCCATACATCTTTTTGGTATTTTCGGGTTTTTGATGATTTTATTGGGAGTACTTATAAACGTATACCTTTTGGTCGTGAAATTTGGGTTTGGACAAGATATCGGTACGCGCCCCTTATTGATTTTTGGCTTAATGTTCATTCTTGCGGGCATTCAACTTTTTACGATAGGTATCGTTATGGAGCTTCTTATTCGCACCTATTACGAAAGCCAAAAGAAAAGACCGTATCGCATCAAAAAGACAACAATAGGTGGTAAAAATCAGTAA
- a CDS encoding ABC transporter ATP-binding protein — protein MSKILNVNHLGKTYDSGSKKLTVLDDISFSIAKGETFAIVGPSGSGKTTLLGLCAGLDRPDNGSVELCGRKLGTLSEDERAVLRNKEVGFIFQNFQLLPTLTALENVIVPLELQGFKNPSKTGMDLLDKVGLHDRVHHYPSQLSGGEQQRVALARAFSSKPSILFADEPTGNLDEETGKKVVDLLFDLNKEAGTTLVIVTHDMELAQLNQHILKLKGGKVLSNETTLVS, from the coding sequence ATGTCAAAGATATTAAACGTCAATCACCTAGGAAAAACATATGATAGTGGTTCCAAAAAGTTAACTGTTCTGGACGATATTTCGTTCTCGATAGCTAAAGGGGAGACTTTTGCCATTGTAGGACCATCGGGAAGCGGTAAAACAACATTATTGGGACTTTGTGCCGGCTTGGACCGCCCAGATAATGGTAGCGTTGAGCTGTGCGGTAGAAAGTTGGGTACTTTATCCGAGGATGAGCGTGCCGTTTTGCGCAACAAAGAGGTCGGGTTTATTTTTCAGAATTTTCAATTGTTGCCTACGTTGACAGCCTTGGAGAATGTAATTGTTCCATTGGAACTGCAAGGCTTTAAAAACCCTTCCAAAACTGGTATGGATTTGTTGGATAAAGTAGGCTTACATGATCGCGTTCATCATTACCCCTCACAATTATCAGGTGGCGAACAGCAACGCGTGGCACTAGCAAGGGCTTTTTCAAGCAAACCATCTATTTTGTTCGCCGACGAACCTACTGGTAATTTAGATGAAGAGACCGGTAAAAAGGTGGTGGATTTGCTGTTTGACCTAAACAAAGAAGCAGGTACAACTTTGGTCATTGTGACACATGATATGGAATTGGCACAATTGAACCAGCATATCCTGAAACTAAAAGGCGGAAAAGTACTCTCAAACGAAACTACCCTTGTATCGTGA
- the msrA gene encoding peptide-methionine (S)-S-oxide reductase MsrA, whose protein sequence is MKFLKASVLALGILFSASCQSNNKKSTDVTVASTKAKAQKKEKISPQDLSKYETAYFASGCFWCVEAIFESVKGVKEVVSGYSGGTQENPTYEQVGYGKTDHAEAVEVYYDPEKISFTALVQVFFGSHDPTSLNRQGPDRGRQYRSIAFFKNDAEKKIIADYIQLLEESGAYGNDPIVTEVTKFDKFWMAEAYHQDYERLNPNNSYIRNVSIPRYNRFKENFKDYLKEDAH, encoded by the coding sequence ATGAAATTTTTAAAAGCATCGGTATTGGCCTTGGGAATATTATTTTCGGCCAGCTGCCAATCCAATAATAAAAAAAGTACCGATGTAACGGTAGCTTCGACCAAGGCGAAAGCCCAAAAAAAAGAGAAAATATCTCCCCAAGATTTGAGCAAATACGAAACCGCTTATTTTGCAAGCGGATGTTTTTGGTGCGTTGAAGCCATTTTTGAAAGTGTAAAAGGGGTAAAAGAAGTAGTTTCGGGATATTCTGGAGGAACCCAAGAAAATCCCACTTATGAGCAGGTTGGCTACGGTAAAACGGATCATGCCGAAGCTGTTGAAGTATATTACGATCCCGAAAAAATTTCATTTACCGCATTGGTACAAGTGTTTTTCGGCTCTCATGACCCAACAAGCTTAAACCGTCAAGGGCCCGATCGTGGTAGACAATATCGATCCATTGCTTTTTTTAAGAACGATGCCGAGAAAAAAATTATAGCGGATTATATTCAACTTTTAGAAGAAAGCGGTGCGTACGGCAATGACCCCATAGTAACCGAAGTCACCAAATTTGATAAGTTTTGGATGGCCGAAGCGTATCACCAGGATTATGAAAGATTGAATCCGAACAATTCATACATTAGGAATGTCTCCATTCCCCGATATAACCGATTCAAGGAAAATTTTAAGGATTACCTAAAAGAGGACGCCCACTAA
- a CDS encoding ArnT family glycosyltransferase — protein MISNTRYWFLLFFVFLVYVAGMFVTLFENDSAQFAVMAMRMVQENDFLSLFKGPNEYLDKPHMHYWLAALSFKIFGLYDWAYRIPGIFATILGAYSCYGLGKLLYNVDTGKLAALIFMTAQTIVLSVIDVRTDAVLTGFTIFAIWHLTAYIEKQKTANIIWGAFGAGIAFSTKGQIALLVIGLPLLCHLAYTRKWESLLNFKVLLALIVFGIVIAPMLYAYYVQFDMHPEKIIRGKGNRSGILFIFWEQSFERLSGEGVGKNSSDYFFFFHTFLWVFLPWTVIGLAAFWRRFKTFMKLKLAYNPKYEFLTLGGITLIFIIISFAQFKLPHYLNITIPLFSILAASYLYSLYKFSKKKTIRVLLGVQYFILSLVFIATVLISFIVFKPSSLVMYLPLFMLFGIIVYFCLKREEYYLRIITISVYSSLLLNTVLNTHFYPSLLAYQGGSTMSEKIKENNIPVDAIYKLSSEHTWALDFYNKRPVLISSIDGIKNKRDIWLYVSDSELKELQQSGFDWDRQYTVDQFRITRLQAKFLNPSTRKKVLNKKHLVHIY, from the coding sequence ATGATATCTAATACTAGGTATTGGTTTTTATTGTTTTTTGTTTTTTTGGTCTATGTTGCCGGGATGTTTGTCACACTTTTTGAAAACGACTCTGCGCAATTTGCTGTGATGGCCATGCGTATGGTTCAAGAAAACGATTTTTTAAGTCTCTTCAAAGGTCCCAATGAGTATTTGGACAAACCCCATATGCATTATTGGCTTGCGGCATTATCCTTTAAAATTTTTGGATTGTACGATTGGGCTTATCGCATTCCTGGTATTTTCGCTACCATATTGGGCGCCTATAGCTGCTATGGCCTTGGAAAACTATTGTACAACGTAGATACGGGCAAATTGGCCGCTTTGATATTTATGACTGCACAAACAATTGTGTTGTCCGTAATTGATGTTCGTACAGATGCTGTTTTAACTGGGTTTACCATATTTGCCATTTGGCACCTTACCGCCTATATCGAAAAACAAAAAACAGCGAACATTATATGGGGAGCATTCGGTGCCGGTATAGCCTTTTCGACAAAGGGCCAAATTGCTCTTTTGGTCATAGGCTTGCCCCTGCTTTGCCATCTTGCTTATACCCGTAAATGGGAATCACTTTTAAATTTTAAGGTATTGCTTGCCTTAATCGTTTTTGGAATTGTCATTGCTCCCATGTTGTATGCATATTATGTGCAGTTTGATATGCACCCTGAAAAGATAATACGGGGAAAAGGTAATCGTAGCGGTATATTATTTATTTTTTGGGAACAAAGTTTTGAACGCTTAAGTGGGGAAGGCGTAGGCAAGAACAGTAGTGACTATTTTTTCTTTTTTCATACTTTCTTGTGGGTTTTTCTCCCGTGGACGGTTATAGGTCTTGCAGCTTTTTGGAGGCGTTTCAAAACATTTATGAAATTAAAGTTGGCCTACAATCCAAAATATGAGTTTTTGACCCTTGGCGGGATAACCCTAATTTTCATCATAATAAGTTTTGCCCAGTTTAAATTGCCCCATTACCTTAACATTACCATCCCTTTATTCTCGATACTAGCAGCTTCTTACTTGTATAGTCTCTATAAGTTTTCGAAGAAAAAAACAATTCGGGTATTGCTGGGCGTGCAGTATTTCATACTCAGTCTAGTATTTATTGCCACTGTACTCATTAGTTTTATTGTATTCAAACCGTCAAGTTTGGTAATGTACCTTCCTTTGTTCATGTTATTTGGCATAATTGTATATTTCTGTTTAAAACGGGAAGAATATTATTTACGGATCATTACGATTTCGGTATACAGTTCTTTACTTTTAAACACGGTTTTGAACACCCATTTTTATCCATCTTTATTGGCATATCAGGGTGGTTCTACAATGTCCGAAAAAATCAAAGAGAACAATATTCCGGTAGATGCCATTTACAAACTATCTTCGGAACATACGTGGGCATTGGATTTTTACAACAAGAGACCTGTACTTATATCGTCAATTGATGGTATTAAAAATAAAAGGGATATATGGTTGTACGTGAGCGATTCCGAACTTAAAGAGTTACAACAATCCGGTTTTGACTGGGACAGGCAATATACTGTTGATCAGTTTAGGATTACCCGGCTGCAAGCCAAATTTTTGAATCCTTCAACACGTAAAAAAGTATTGAATAAAAAGCATTTGGTGCATATTTATTGA
- a CDS encoding sugar-binding protein, whose protein sequence is MKSYCFLVCLLLLICCTDNGKKKDHQIIEVQKATVSPTLDGKANENCWNAAQWHPLDQNWVGEAYSYEDFNGRYKLTWDTDALYILVEITDDVLYDQKEDPFKFWWDDDCVEVFVDENNSGGLHQFSHNAFAYHIALDGKVVDLAPDREPRLFNEHVVSKRVTKGTTSTWEIAVKLFDDSYMDGKTNIPKKLFKEKKVGFGLAYCDNDGSKERENFIGSVFIAGEDKNRGWIDADVFGTLVLKE, encoded by the coding sequence ATGAAAAGTTATTGCTTTTTAGTGTGTCTATTGCTTTTGATATGCTGTACGGACAATGGTAAAAAGAAAGACCATCAAATTATTGAAGTACAAAAAGCGACCGTAAGCCCTACCCTCGACGGAAAAGCCAATGAAAATTGCTGGAATGCCGCTCAGTGGCATCCCCTTGATCAAAACTGGGTCGGGGAAGCCTATTCCTATGAAGATTTTAACGGAAGGTACAAACTCACATGGGACACTGATGCACTATATATTTTAGTTGAGATTACCGATGATGTGCTATACGACCAAAAGGAAGACCCATTTAAATTTTGGTGGGACGATGATTGTGTCGAAGTTTTTGTTGATGAAAACAATTCGGGCGGTCTGCACCAGTTTAGCCACAATGCCTTTGCTTACCATATTGCTCTGGACGGAAAAGTTGTAGACCTCGCACCGGATCGTGAGCCACGATTGTTCAACGAGCATGTGGTTTCCAAAAGGGTTACTAAGGGCACAACAAGTACGTGGGAAATAGCGGTAAAACTATTTGATGATTCCTATATGGACGGTAAAACAAATATCCCCAAAAAGCTGTTTAAGGAAAAAAAAGTCGGATTTGGCCTAGCCTATTGCGATAATGATGGCAGTAAGGAGAGGGAGAATTTCATAGGGTCTGTATTTATCGCTGGAGAGGATAAAAATCGGGGATGGATAGATGCCGATGTATTTGGGACTTTGGTATTAAAGGAGTAA
- a CDS encoding arylesterase — MQTILKFRYFLALLCIISCGDSQEKKGGEKNETSVESVTSNIKTEDKTILFFGNSLTAGYGLDTEEAFPALIQNRLDSLGLNYTAINSGVSGETTSGGLNRLGWVLNQKVDVFVLELGANDGLRGIPLQETKNNLQQMIDLVRNKNPETKIILTGMQIPPNMGADYTTEFKYMYPKLAEKNNIALIPFLLEGVAGNPELNLEDGIHPTAEGQKIVRDNVWSVLKNVLK, encoded by the coding sequence ATGCAGACAATCTTAAAGTTTCGTTATTTTTTGGCCCTTTTATGTATTATTTCATGTGGCGATAGTCAGGAAAAAAAAGGCGGTGAAAAAAACGAAACTTCGGTGGAGTCTGTTACATCAAATATAAAAACCGAAGATAAAACCATTCTTTTTTTTGGAAACAGCCTCACTGCGGGATATGGATTGGATACTGAGGAGGCTTTTCCGGCCTTGATTCAAAACAGATTGGACTCCTTGGGATTAAACTACACGGCCATCAACTCTGGTGTTAGTGGGGAAACCACATCTGGCGGACTTAACCGTTTGGGTTGGGTACTCAATCAAAAGGTAGATGTTTTTGTTTTGGAATTGGGAGCAAATGACGGTCTTCGGGGCATTCCGTTACAGGAAACCAAAAATAATCTACAGCAGATGATAGATTTGGTCAGAAACAAAAACCCTGAAACTAAAATTATTCTTACGGGAATGCAGATACCCCCCAACATGGGTGCCGATTATACAACGGAATTCAAGTATATGTATCCTAAATTAGCCGAAAAGAACAACATTGCATTGATTCCTTTCTTACTGGAAGGTGTAGCGGGAAATCCTGAACTTAACTTGGAAGATGGTATTCACCCTACCGCAGAAGGACAAAAAATAGTTCGTGATAATGTTTGGAGTGTTTTAAAAAACGTACTCAAATAA
- a CDS encoding peptidoglycan DD-metalloendopeptidase family protein: MQLHHIIESIQSTSIPILDTEICAKSYVPIDLSTSNTELKNLDITRPEVCQRYIDTVLLRTNGKVAFGGYLEHRNLYSDKSNFGSSGDAVRNIHLGIDFWCEAGTKVLVPLEGKVHSFQNNVAIGDYGPTIILEHTYNRISFYSLYGHLSVESLNGLFKGKVFRQGDFLATLGTVDINVNYAPHLHFQIIRDIQDKTGDYPGVCTSNTLEFYSQNCPNPNLLLKLKT, from the coding sequence ATGCAACTACATCATATTATAGAATCCATTCAAAGTACTTCTATCCCTATCTTAGATACTGAAATCTGCGCGAAGAGTTACGTGCCTATAGACTTATCTACGTCAAATACCGAATTGAAAAATCTGGACATTACCCGGCCCGAAGTTTGTCAGCGATATATTGATACAGTATTATTACGAACCAATGGGAAAGTAGCTTTTGGTGGATATTTGGAACATCGCAATTTATATTCTGACAAATCAAATTTTGGCAGTTCGGGAGATGCTGTTAGAAACATACATTTAGGAATTGATTTTTGGTGTGAGGCGGGTACAAAAGTTTTGGTGCCCTTAGAAGGCAAAGTACATAGCTTTCAAAATAATGTAGCCATAGGTGACTACGGTCCAACCATCATTTTAGAGCATACTTATAATCGTATTTCTTTTTATTCGCTCTATGGTCATTTATCGGTAGAATCGTTGAATGGCCTCTTTAAAGGAAAGGTTTTTAGGCAGGGCGATTTTTTAGCGACTTTAGGTACAGTGGATATCAATGTAAACTATGCGCCACATCTACATTTTCAAATTATTCGTGATATTCAGGATAAAACGGGCGACTATCCTGGGGTTTGTACCAGTAATACTCTTGAATTTTATAGTCAAAACTGTCCAAATCCCAACTTATTGCTAAAATTGAAAACATAA